In Sulfurimonas sp. hsl 1-7, the genomic window TAGGATCGATATGGAAGAAATCAGTTGTTGGAAGTACACCGTCATTGAACTCGATTTTGCTTTGAGCTTCAAGCATAATGTCGATAATGTGAGTACGACCCTCTTTTGCTTGGTAAAGTGCCTCTTTTAAAACTTCCAGTGAGATACCACCAAGTTTTATATCCATCTGCATAGCAGTGATTCCGTCTTTTGAACCCGTTACTTTAAAGTCCATATCACCGTCGTGATCTTCAAGTCCCATAATATCTGAAAGAATAGCATACTTGTCACCTTCACTTACCATACCCATCGCAATTCCGGCAATAGTATCTGAAGTATCGATATCAGCAGCTTTAAGTGCCATATATCCACCACATACAGTAGCCATTGAACTTGAACCGTTTGACTCTAGAATCTCAGAAACTAAACGGATAGTTTTTCCGTCTGTGTCTACGATCGGCTCTAACGCACGTTTAGCTAAATTTCCGTGACCGAGTTCACGACGCTTTGTTCCCATGATCGGGCTTGCTTCACCAACAGAGAAACCTGGGAAGTTATAGTGCACCATAAAGTTTTCGTTTTGTGTACCTTCATCAGTCAATGTTTCAAACATTTGCGCATCTTTTGGCCCACCTAATGTAAGTACTACAAGAGCCTGTGTTTGTCCACGTGTAAACAGACAAGATGCATGAGCGGCAGGAAGTACGTTTGTATCGATCGTAATTGGTCTTACCTCATTTAAAGCTCTTCCGTCTGCACGCACTTTTTCGTTAAGAATTTGAGAACGAACTTGAAGTTTTTTTACACTCTCGATTGCAGCTTTTAACTCTGATTCATCCCAATCCTCTTTTGTTTCTAAGATTGATTTTCTTAAGTTTCTAAGAGCTGAAGAACGTTCAGATTTTGCCATCTGGTTCATTGCATCTTTAATATCCGTCATATGGTTTTGCTCTACATAACTTACCATCTCTTCATTAAGCGGATTAACATTTAACTGTAATGGCATCGCCTCTTTTTGAAATGGTGCAAAACTCTCTTCATATTTGCTGTTTGCTTCAAATAAAACCTCTTGAGTTTTTCCAAGGATTTCAATCAGCTCATCTTCTGCAAGAGCATTTGAAAGGTGTGTATCTATCACAACACCGCCCATACCTGCATTGATAGGATCAAGCATAGGCTCGATGCTAGGCTCAACTTCTACGTTTTCACTACCGATTGAACGCATCTCAATCATTAAAAGATCCTCTTTTGTCCCTGAAAGGTAAAGATCTAATGTTGAGTTGTTTAACTGTGAAAGTGTTGGATTTAAAACTAATTCACCGTCAATTTTAGCAGCACGAACAGCACTTACACTTCTGTTAATATCAATATCTGAAACATATAAAGCAGCTGATGCAGCATTAAGTGCCAATACTTGTAAATCAGCTTCTTTATCTACACTAAACACCATGATAGTTATCTGTGTCGGATGTCCAAACCCTTTTGGAAATAGAGGACGTAAACTTCTATCTACGATTCTTGACGTAAGTGTTTCAAAATCACTCGGTTTTGCTTCACGTTTAAAAAAACCTCCAGGGATTTTTCCCGCTGCATACGTTTTTTCTATATATTGTACAGTAAGTGGTAAAAAGTCTTCACTTACCGTTTCATTCTCTTCAATAACAACTGTTGCCAGTATTACAGTATCTCCAGATTTTAACCAAGCAGCACCATTTGCTTGGCGTGCTACATCGTTAAAGCTATATTCTTCTATTTTATTTTTTAATTCTACATTTACATCGTATTTCATTTATTTTCCTCTAAAATTTTTTCTACAGTTTCGTCATCTACTTTTTCTAATTTTTTATAGTAAAGTCCAGTTTCTACATAATCATCAATTTCATGCAGAAAGAATATATCATCTACAAAAGTTTCCAAAGTTTCCAGTACATCACTTGGAATCACAGGGACAGCTATGTAAACTGCTTTTGGAGATTGTGCTAACACCGTCTTTAAAGCAGTCATCAACTTCGTACCGGTTTCACTTCCTTCATCAATTAAAAGAACTATCTTATCTTTCATAGATGCAAAAGGTCGTCCTTTTCTAAACTTATATATATTGCTAAGTATACCCTCTTCATGCTTTCTATGTGCTTCACCATAGACATAATCGAGTTTAATTTCAAAAGACTCGATCAGGTTCTCCTGGATAACAATCTCTTCTGTTTCACTTACACGTGCAACTTCACATTCAGGATTGTTTGGTGCCATAATTGGTTCTAAAAAAAGGATATCTATACGGTTTTTTAGTCTTCCTCTGATATAGGTACTTAGCTCTAAACCGCCATGAGATACGGCGATCAATTCCCATCGCTCATCTTTAAGCTTGTTCATAGGGATCACTTCGGTAAGTTTTTTAGCGGCATCTTGTCTGTTTTGTAATATCTCTTTATACTGTTTCATTTTAATTACTCACTTGCTCTTCTAACTTATACTCTATCAGAGCATTATTTGGATCAGGTTTCATAAACGGTTTTAACACTACACTTATAAATACATACCTGTCTTTGATCGAAGAAGCATCTCCGTTTGCATCCAAAATAGGTCTTGTATTTTCACTATATTTTACACCGAAATCCCAACATCTCTTTTTATACATAAATCCGACTGACGCTGTTTTTACCTGTTTTAGTTCAATATCATAATTATATATTGCAGAAAAACTGTAATGTCTATTGTAATCATACTCTAATGATGATGTTAAATACTTTGTAAAAGGATCTTCTAGTGTATTTACTTTTGCTATATCATACTTAAATAGATGAGATAGGTCTAACTTTAGTCCGTAATCATTATACGTTATAGAGTTGAAAATTTTTGTAAAACGATGCTGTTGATAATTATAAAACATATTATTATAAAAAGAAAGATGTTTGCTCAATTTATAATCTAATTCATTTTCAAGCTCACCCAGTTTGTCTTTCCCTGTTTCATATGAAAGTTGTTGAGAAAGTCTGTGGTAAAGAAATTCATTCGCTGCACTATCGAAAAAATATTGTGTAAAGTCTAGGTATGCTTCATTGTCTATTGCATTAATATTATAAAACTCACATCTTGCATCGTTTTGATTCTCCTCTAGGGAACAAAAATCAGCAACTTCATCATAATAACCTGTTTGCACACTTTGATCAAATCGGTTATATCTTGCAGAAAATCCCATAACATGTATGAAATCATCAAACGCTTTTGTGAGTTGCGTAGAAACACTCAAAGTATGATAGTTTCTTAAGAAGTATCCATCTTGATATTCGTAGTTTGGTAATGCAGTAGTAGATCCGCGAAATGCAGAGTGCTGCATATAGATATTAGCTTTATATGCAAGGTTCAAATATTCATCAAATAGATCTGTTTGCAGAGTAACAGGCAGATTAATATCTGTTTGCACTACACTCGTATCTATTCGTCTATAGATATTTTTACTCTGCCCATCTAAAGAATAAAGGAGATGATCTTTTAAAAATGTGTCTAAATAATAATGGTAATGCAGAGTCGGCAGCTGCTGTAGTACATTTGCATTCGTCTCTTGTTCTAAATCTTGATAGTATTTAAAATATGTTGCGATATAGTTATCATCAGTATTATAAAAAGCATTGATTCGAGAAAGAACTTGGTTTGACGTTACCTGTGATTGCGCACTGTTTGAAGCGAGGTTAATATACTCAACATCATTCATATGACTCACATCAACATATAGGCCTGACTGCCCCTCTAGTTCTGTTGCAAACCATTGATTAAGAACGTCACTATTTTCATATTTAAAGTTCACACCGTAATGTTTATCATTTTTTAAACTGATTAAACTTGAGTTTAAATAAGAATCATACTCTTTAAAGTAACCTAGATTTATCTCACCTTTAGAGGTTTGAGAGTCAACGAAACGAAATTTTGAGTAAATCCCGTTTCCTCTGTTTGTACGTGCTTGTGGTTTTAGCTCTAAATCCCACCAGTTTTGCTCTGCGATATATATAGGTTGTTCATAATAGAACCCTTCTGTTGAAGAGAGTCCTAGAGAAGGCATTAACAAACCTGTTCTACGTGTTGTATCTAAAGAGTACCCAAAGTACGGTGTATAAAATATAGGAATATCATAAAAATAGAATCTTGCATTATAGAGGTTCAGCCATTTTGTCTGAGCATTATAATCTGATGAGCTAAATGCCATTTTCCAAAGCGGATCAATTGGATTACATCCACTTACCATTCCGCTTTCAACATCTATATCATAATCTTTGGCATACCCGCTTTTACCGCTCATCCATACTTCTGAAGAGGTATCTAGCATATAAAACGGTTTAAACTCTTTCTCTTTTTTTGCTAAATTAAGTCTTGCATATTCTCCTAGAAGTTTATAGTTACCTTTGTAGTTCACTTTTATATTATCAAACAATTCGAGATCAGAAGTATCTCTGTTATATATTGCTCTTTTTGCCGTTAAAAAATAATCTTGATATATAACAGTTACACCATTCTCGGCAAATACCGTAGAACCGTTTGTATCCATATGTGAAGCATACACTTCAACCTTCGATGAAGCATAAACCGAAGATAATAAAAGTGTAAAAAGGAGGAGAGTTTTAAGCATCTATAACCAAAGTTTTTGCAGTTTTATCATGCCATGTCTGGCGAGCCGGGTCCATCATACCCCATAAAAATCCGAGGTATAAAAACATCTCACTAATCACTCTAAAAATAGCACGATTAAGTGAACTGAGTACATTAGGATTATCTAATGTTCTAATCTCTATCACTTTAATTTTCATCA contains:
- a CDS encoding phosphoribosyltransferase, which gives rise to MKQYKEILQNRQDAAKKLTEVIPMNKLKDERWELIAVSHGGLELSTYIRGRLKNRIDILFLEPIMAPNNPECEVARVSETEEIVIQENLIESFEIKLDYVYGEAHRKHEEGILSNIYKFRKGRPFASMKDKIVLLIDEGSETGTKLMTALKTVLAQSPKAVYIAVPVIPSDVLETLETFVDDIFFLHEIDDYVETGLYYKKLEKVDDETVEKILEENK
- a CDS encoding polyribonucleotide nucleotidyltransferase, with amino-acid sequence MKYDVNVELKNKIEEYSFNDVARQANGAAWLKSGDTVILATVVIEENETVSEDFLPLTVQYIEKTYAAGKIPGGFFKREAKPSDFETLTSRIVDRSLRPLFPKGFGHPTQITIMVFSVDKEADLQVLALNAASAALYVSDIDINRSVSAVRAAKIDGELVLNPTLSQLNNSTLDLYLSGTKEDLLMIEMRSIGSENVEVEPSIEPMLDPINAGMGGVVIDTHLSNALAEDELIEILGKTQEVLFEANSKYEESFAPFQKEAMPLQLNVNPLNEEMVSYVEQNHMTDIKDAMNQMAKSERSSALRNLRKSILETKEDWDESELKAAIESVKKLQVRSQILNEKVRADGRALNEVRPITIDTNVLPAAHASCLFTRGQTQALVVLTLGGPKDAQMFETLTDEGTQNENFMVHYNFPGFSVGEASPIMGTKRRELGHGNLAKRALEPIVDTDGKTIRLVSEILESNGSSSMATVCGGYMALKAADIDTSDTIAGIAMGMVSEGDKYAILSDIMGLEDHDGDMDFKVTGSKDGITAMQMDIKLGGISLEVLKEALYQAKEGRTHIIDIMLEAQSKIEFNDGVLPTTDFFHIDPSFIGEIIGQAGKTIREIIEKFEVAIDIDKKEGKVKITGTNKAGIEGAKEHINSIVSKPKVAKIKYEVGDKYEGTVKRIVDFGAFVELPDGTDGLLHISKISKDRVENVKDVLNEGDKVTVEIIEFKGNKISLSMV
- a CDS encoding LPS-assembly protein LptD, coding for MLKTLLLFTLLLSSVYASSKVEVYASHMDTNGSTVFAENGVTVIYQDYFLTAKRAIYNRDTSDLELFDNIKVNYKGNYKLLGEYARLNLAKKEKEFKPFYMLDTSSEVWMSGKSGYAKDYDIDVESGMVSGCNPIDPLWKMAFSSSDYNAQTKWLNLYNARFYFYDIPIFYTPYFGYSLDTTRRTGLLMPSLGLSSTEGFYYEQPIYIAEQNWWDLELKPQARTNRGNGIYSKFRFVDSQTSKGEINLGYFKEYDSYLNSSLISLKNDKHYGVNFKYENSDVLNQWFATELEGQSGLYVDVSHMNDVEYINLASNSAQSQVTSNQVLSRINAFYNTDDNYIATYFKYYQDLEQETNANVLQQLPTLHYHYYLDTFLKDHLLYSLDGQSKNIYRRIDTSVVQTDINLPVTLQTDLFDEYLNLAYKANIYMQHSAFRGSTTALPNYEYQDGYFLRNYHTLSVSTQLTKAFDDFIHVMGFSARYNRFDQSVQTGYYDEVADFCSLEENQNDARCEFYNINAIDNEAYLDFTQYFFDSAANEFLYHRLSQQLSYETGKDKLGELENELDYKLSKHLSFYNNMFYNYQQHRFTKIFNSITYNDYGLKLDLSHLFKYDIAKVNTLEDPFTKYLTSSLEYDYNRHYSFSAIYNYDIELKQVKTASVGFMYKKRCWDFGVKYSENTRPILDANGDASSIKDRYVFISVVLKPFMKPDPNNALIEYKLEEQVSN